Part of the Lolium rigidum isolate FL_2022 chromosome 6, APGP_CSIRO_Lrig_0.1, whole genome shotgun sequence genome, CAGGTGTCATCCATCGGGGTGGGTCTATCCTGCTGAGATGATAGACCTGGTCTCATAGGATTTTTTTCCGTGGGAGGCCCGCACATGACAAGAATGCCGCGATCAAGAGATCGccggtagtaattggtagaaaacACGTCCCGATCGGGTAGAGGAACTCGCATTCGACAGGGAGTCGCCTCCGAGTAGGTAAACCCCAATTATTAGGGTACCAAGTCTGATCCTATTGTAGGCCTGCCATACTGCCTAGTGAAGGCAAACACACAAGATGCATGAAGAAAATGACATGGAACCAAATTTTGAACGCTAGTGAAACGGCAGGTACATACGGAGTACTATGTAAAGATAATTGGCGGGAGAACTTAGTGAAAGTGACTAATCGAGAGAATCTTTGCAAAAGGACTCTGGTACGGCCAGGAATTAGCTTTCTGAAACAGATTACGTAAACAAAATAAAAGCTGATACATGGAGAGATTCTTTCAAGGTCCGATACAGTTTCTTCACACAGCAAACATGCAGTTCTTAATATTTAGCACAAGAATAAAACACGAGCAAGGCAGATTAGCTAATTCCAAGATTCCATATCCCACGCTCGACTCCACAGTAAATCAATCATGCTGGGCCATGTACCTGCGTAAACATAACGTACCAATTTCAGAACTGCTAATGGACAATTAGAAAATGATTTTGGCAGCACAAACAACCCACTCGAGAAAAACACAACACTACCGCTAAAAAAATTTCACTCAGCACCAACTCAAAATTGCTAACACCAAGTTTAACCACGCATCAAAATTGGATTCACAAAAAAGTAAGCCCACAAATATTAGATGCAGTAGAGATTCTTTCCAAGGGCATCAGTAGGTGAAATACAAGTCATAGAGAATAATGCCAAATTAAGATATGTCATTATGATGAGCACAATCAGACATCAATCATCATAGTGAAATTATAGGAAACCGAAAGACAGGAAATGCTTAAAATACAGAACGAACAACGCCACTGTTGAGTCTATAAGCCTGAATGAAGAGCAGGGTTGCACTTTGTTTATTTATGAAAACACTAACAAATCAATGATGAATGATGAGCAGGGCTGCACCTTGTTTATTTATGAAAACACCAACAGATCGATGAGTGTCGATACTAAATTTCCTGTAACTAACAAACTAGTTTGCTAAAACTGCTTAACGGAGGTAGTAATATATTTCAAGGATTACTGAATAGCTATTGCAAAGGACACATATCATCGACAAAAAGTACTTACAAAATAGTTTGCTAAAACAGCTTAACAGAGGTAGTATCATATTTCAAGGATTACTGAATAGCTATTGCGAAGGACAGATATCATCATTGACATTGAAATGGTTCATCACATCATCAACACCATATTACTGGCTAAACAAACTCTGTCCTTACAAGAATGCCTACATTCCTTGTACTAACGAGCCAGGTTGCAGAACTCAAGTTGAGACGCAGGGCAGCAGTAGTTATGTAATGCTTTCAGTTTAGTTTACCATAATGCTTGTTATCTATGCTTAAAAAGGCATTATTGTTGCAGGAATCATCTATGAGTTCAGGTAAAAATTTAAACCCATTGATAATAACTTCTATGTATTCAAAAGGTTGCCCATGTGTTACTACCACTTAGTTACTGCCCTCAACAAGCATCACCGGTTCATCTCATTGGTCCTCCCCAAAACTATTGTGTAGTTACAGGCCTACACCATTTTCTTAATCTGCAAGGGTTCGCAACAGCACACTAACCGGTGTGAAAGGGAAGTTATGCACCATAAGCCTTTAGCAACACATAGACAGAACACTATTTGCCAATATTTTTTCAACATAAAAAGGTAAATGACAATCTTTGATCTGCCATTGAATTTTAGCTTTAATACAGTAATTGAGACATTTGAAACTTAATTACATGCTAATAATTATTTGTCTGAAAGTGTGGTTTTGTGGAACATCTTTACACCTAGAGATCATGCAAGAAACTAAGCCAACCAATTTAATTGTCACTTAATCAACTCAAAAATAGAGTGTCATAAAATTAATTTTAAGGATTTGAGCACCAGCCACACTAGCACAAACCAACATACAAAAGCTGTCATGGACAAACTGATGTTTGAGGATTCAAGCTCCAGTCACAGTATCGAAAGAAACCTCTAGGAATTTAATAACCTACTAAAGAAAATGATAATCTCTTCCCAACGCATGAATCACGGAAAAGCCACAGATAAATACATCCAAAACAACAGAAGCACAACCCTATTTTATTCACAATATCAATAACAAGAATGGAAACAACTTATCCACATGGGAGGCAGTATCATGAATGGCAGAAATTTTATGAATCTAATAAtgagaaataaagaaaaatgtGAGTCCTTAAATCAATTCTGCTTGTATAAAAGTGCCGCAAATTGCTGGAGTCATTTTTATTTTAGGAGGGTTGGGTGAAATTTAAGTGAATTGATttagagcatctacaacaagctacAACTTGTACTGAGATGGGAGCTAACTCTCATTTGCAAAATAAAGATGGGGGCTATCTGCATATGTTGACAAAAGAGaaaaattttttttttggggggggggggggttcaacTGCTGTTAGTTAGCTTAGGAAAGCTTCCAGTTGTGATATTTTTATCATTAACTAATGTCCCCACCACCCTTAATACCAAATGTAGCATGCATACTTAACGAGGCAAAGATTGCAATAAGTAGTGAAACACTAATTTGGCAGCAATCAAACAATAATGAGAGAATGGATACATGATTTTGGCCAAAGTAGAGCATGCAAAAAAGTTTACCATGACAATCCAAAAGCACATGCACCTAATTATAGGTGCAAAATAATGTACAGTGTGCTGATATGCAGACGAGATGGATGTGCTGCTTAAGTATATGGAGATGGCCAAGGGGCTGTGCAAAGTTAATGTACTTACTACTACTCATAGGGAGAAGACGGCAGCCACGCAAGGGGAATCTAGTGTTCGGACTGGATCATGAATCTTGAAAAGCTGCTTCCAGCGCTTGGACACGTCTAGACATGTCCCCTCGAAATCCTCAGTTCCATAAGCTATCACCTTGATGTTGGCACGCAGGTACGGAGGATCCCATGACTCGTCGACGCTCCAGCTATTGACTGAACAGAAACCACGGTCGATTCCCAGGGACAGGAACTTGTTGGTGGTCATTACCTCCTCATCGCCTGGCAGGGCAGACAGTACCGGGATCTCCATTATGGCCAGCGCGACACCGGCGACAACGCTGATCTTGTAGGCGGTGATGGCCCCAGTGGCCCTTGACACGCCGAGGAAGAGGTCAGAGCCGTGGGGGATGGCGCCCTGGCTGAATGGCAGGGTGTTGGTAGCATCCAAGGTCGTCCACAGCTCCTTGTCCGTGTCGAAGGCGTGTATCCCCGGATGCCCGGCGACGGAGACCAGTATGTAGGAACCGACAGCGGCGTAGGACTTGACGGTGAAATCCCGCATGGTGGGTCTGATGTACTGGTACGGGTTGAGGCCCCATGGGAAGAAGGGTGGGGTCGGAAGGGCCTTCCATTCGCAGCCCGTGAGGGA contains:
- the LOC124665684 gene encoding uncharacterized protein LOC124665684; amino-acid sequence: MPRRPTGCPRRRRGKKPKLEETPVQGDPAPPVYMLLGHGSVRPAYSVFKVDPYANGGRKARLLARLECKHSKSFVSVRSKHCAWIVGVGGSSTKSSYGAETIIFDADTHKVITGPDPGSTKRNPVLLTVGQRVYALARCPSVNGRPDNAYDGRINFCPWFEVLDLSQAEVVDGSLTGCEWKALPTPPFFPWGLNPYQYIRPTMRDFTVKSYAAVGSYILVSVAGHPGIHAFDTDKELWTTLDATNTLPFSQGAIPHGSDLFLGVSRATGAITAYKISVVAGVALAIMEIPVLSALPGDEEVMTTNKFLSLGIDRGFCSVNSWSVDESWDPPYLRANIKVIAYGTEDFEGTCLDVSKRWKQLFKIHDPVRTLDSPCVAAVFSL